One window from the genome of Eucalyptus grandis isolate ANBG69807.140 chromosome 7, ASM1654582v1, whole genome shotgun sequence encodes:
- the LOC104422932 gene encoding LOW QUALITY PROTEIN: disease resistance protein UNI (The sequence of the model RefSeq protein was modified relative to this genomic sequence to represent the inferred CDS: deleted 1 base in 1 codon), whose protein sequence is MVEAAATAAAVEAYRDGKSLIAYVGRKIDSANDLEKNFRRLKEEAEKLFARRDDVEAEANKDKTKKKTKECEAWIGRVKNEENEVQELENKFRKGRKRPWKGRRIWSASNFSKRLAEKCEELHSLWAEGRLETEAVVERPPERVRTMHAPKTESKPSIHCAVEEVLGYLRDDNVKRIGLWGTVGIGKTTIMHNLNDDVEISKMFDIVISASVSKESSIEKLQKAIAQRLKLNTEGISDPHEISWRISKELENKRYLLLLDEVWNVFDLQAVGLHDNSQDGKVVLASRYEHVCWDMEVDELVNVKRLSEADAWKMFREKVGRNINLPGVEPLARLVVTECAGLPFLLTELQDISEKGNINLWRDGLRSLRRWPNVKVQGMDEVLEFLRFCYDKLDDEGQKICFLYGALFPEDSDVYIDYLLECWRAEGFLSDAVDFTEARDRGHGILDNLIDVSLLERSEKIKHVRMNKVLRNMALKISSEGKNSKFLVKACERLNVAPNEEDWKMANRISLMDNQLCTLPETVDCTSLLTLMLQRNYELALIPNPFFRSMEKLRVLDLHGTRITSLPLSLLSLTALRALYLNSCSLLIELPIDMKALAHLEVLDIRGTGIDYLPVQIGDLLNLRCLRISLSNSCMRRVIEGRPRVMDIGHNVISRLSLLEELSIDVHPNNQWWDVVKKAITQEVATLTRLTSLSFCFPSVEYLKIFVTSSSLLKNICFTFRFSVGYHESTKYRILDHFEYEICRCLKYANGVGVDHAISAVLAETDAFELLCHKGISSISDFGNANINKVRGCLIEGCSDIEAMIDGNHSTEEA, encoded by the exons ATGGTTGAGGCAGCAGCTACGGCAGCAGCTGTTGAGGCATACAGGGATGGGAAAAGCTTAATAGCTTATGTTGGTCGCAAAATTGATTCTGCGAATGATCTTGAAAAGAATTTTAGAAGGCTTAAAGAGGAAGCAGAGAAACTCTTTGCTAGGAGGGATGACGTGGAAGCTGAAGCAAACAAAgacaagacaaagaaaaaaactaaagagTGTGAAGCCTGGATTGGTAGGgttaaaaatgaagagaatgagGTTCAAGaactagaaaataaatttagaaaaggaagaaaacgtCCATGGAAAGGGCGTCGCATTTGGTCAGCTTCCAATTTCAGTAAACGTTTGGCTGAGAAGTGCGAGGAATTGCATAGTCTATGGGcagaaggaagacttgaaacaGAAGCAGTTGTCGAGAGACCACCTGAGCGTGTCAGAACGATGCATGCTCCGAAAACAGAAAGCAAGCCATCAATCCATTGTGCTGTTGAAGAGGTCCTTGGTTACTTGCGGGACGACAATGTGAAAAGAATTGGGCTTTGGGGGACAGTGGGAATAGGGAAGACCACAATCATGCATAATTTGAACGATGATGTAGAGATCAGCAAAATGTTTGACATTGTAATTTCAGCATCAGTTTCCAAAGAGAGTAGCATAGAGAAGTTGCAAAAGGCAATTGCACAGAGGCTAAAATTGAATACTGAAGGGATCAGTGATCCACATGAAATATCGTGGAGAATATCAAAAGAATTGGAGAACAAAAGATACTTGCTTCTTCTGGATGAAGTTTGGAATGTTTTTGATTTACAGGCAGTAGGATTACATGATAACAGCCAGGATGGTAAGGTTGTGTTAGCAAGTAGGTACGAACATGTTTGTTGGGATATGGAAGTTGATGAGTTGGTCAATGTGAAAAGGCTGTCTGAAGCAGATGCATGGAAAATGTTCCGGGAGAAAGTGGGTAGGAATATTAATCTGCCTGGTGTTGAACCACTTGCCCGTCTAGTGGTAACTGAATGTGCTGGTTTACCCTTCTTATTGACAGAGTTGCAAGATATTTCAGAA AAGGGTAACATTAATCTTTGGAGGGATGGATTAAGAAGCTTGCGGAGATGGCCTAATGTCAAAGTCCAAGGCATGGAcgaagttcttgaatttttgagaTTCTGTTATGACAAATTAGATGATGAAGGACAAAAGATTTGTTTCCTTTATGGCGCACTGTTTCCGGAGGATTCTGACGTCTATATAGATTATTTATTGGAGTGCTGGAGAGCAGAAGGCTTTCTGAGTGATGCAGTTGATTTTACCGAAGCTCGTGATCGAGGGCATGGCATATTGGATAATCTCATTGATGTTTCCTTGCtagaaagaagtgaaaaaattaAGCACGTTAGAATGAATAAAGTGCTTCGGAACATGGCACTCAAAATTTCGTCTGAAGGCAAGAATTCTAAATTCTTGGTGAAAGCTTGTGAGAGGCTGAATGTGGCCCCTAATGAAGAAGATTGGAAAATGGCAAATCGCATATCTCTAATGGATAATCAATTGTGCACATTACCAGAAACAGTAGATTGCACTTCTCTTCTTACTTTGATGCTGCAGAGAAATTATGAACTGGCATTAATTCCAAACCCGTTCTTCAGATCTATGGAAAAGCTTCGAGTTCTGGACTTGCATGGCACTCGGATAACATCCTTGCCATTATCATTGTTGTCCCTGACAGCTCTAAGAGCACTTTATCTAAATTCTTGCAGCCTTTTAATTGAACTTCCCATTGACATGAAAGCATTGGCACATCTTGAGGTTCTTGATATCCGAGGCACTGGAATTGACTATTTGCCGGTTCAGATTGGGGACTTGCTTAATTTGAGATGCTTGAGGATTTCCTTATCCAATTCATGTATGAGACGGGTGATTGAGGGACGGCCAAGAGTCATGGACATTGGTCACAATGTCATCTCAAGGCTCTCTTTGTTGGAAGAGCTTAGCATCGATGTGCATCCTAATAACCAATGGTGGGATGTGGTTAAAAAGGCTATTACCCAAGAAGTGGCCACCTTGACGCGCTTAACTTCCCtatcattttgttttccttctgtTGAGTATCTGAAAATTTTTGTCACTAGCAGCTCACTCCTGAAGAATATTTGCTTCACCTTCCGATTCTCTGTTGGTTACCATGAGTCTACCAAATACCGAATCCTTGATCATTTTGAGTATGAAATCTGCAGATGCTTGAAATATGCAAATGGGGTCGGTGTGGATCATGCAATTTCTGCTGTACTTGCTGAAACTGATGCATTCGAACTTTTATGCCATAAGGGAATTTCAAGCATATCAGACTTTGGCAACGCCAATATCAACAAGGTGCGGGGTTGCCTGATTGAAGGGTGCTCTGACATTGAAGCCATGATTGATGGCAATCATTCCACAGAGG AAGCCTAG